In the genome of Astatotilapia calliptera chromosome 18, fAstCal1.2, whole genome shotgun sequence, the window CGGAGAAAGTGGATGAGGTCCTGTTAGCATTTTcacaacatgtggaacacgacCCAGTGTGACCTAGAGTAATGTGTGTCTACAAAGGATATGCTGGAGcactctctgtatgtgttaatgtgctctggttttgtttcagtttactATACTGTCATTGCTGTAGGTCAGGGATGTCTAACTCATTTTACATGGTGTGGGACATAAGTGGGCCAGACAATTTAATCCTGGAGATATTTTATTATAAGCCAAAAGAAGTGTTAAAGAATTTCAAGAACTTATTTGAACAATCTCATACACTTGCACACCTTCGTACATAAAGTTTCTTTTTGCACAATGCTAAGTACATTGAAATACAGGGTAAGTATGTTACAGtttaaaccaaaacaataagtcaataggaaaaaaaaatagggtaAGGAAGGAAGTGGTTGGctgcaaaacaataacaactaTATCAGTTTAAAGAAACTACAGAGTACACTCAGACTGgaaagctgttctaacagttATTTGGCAATAACAGGAAAAAGAAGCTTTTTCATACCCAGTCGTAGGGTGTAATATGTAGCTATAAAAAGTTACAGCACATGACAGTACTGAAGAGCATGAGCAAACTCAGACAGTGGAAAGATCACCAGATTACCCAGAGGTGAGTTTAGCCAGAATACTCAGAGAGCAACTCACACTGATCCATAGAGCAGACAAAACCCAAGCTTCAGGCCCTGCAACGATGAGACAGTCCAGAACATAAGACCAGCGGGGAAGTAGGAAGGAAGCAAATAATCAATAttcttttgattattttaataaaatttatTTCGGttaaacagtgtaacacagaaATGTGCACAGTTGTGTTTAATGGCAGACAATTAATGTAGTTCACATACAGTTcatatatcgttagcttcatagcataattgcctaagtcatttgactaagtcaatgacttaggcacttatgctatgaagctaacgatatgctACATTATACAGTTGCTATAGCAGCATACCCTGCTTCTAAGCCACATTGTCACTTGTGTTGATGTTTAGATTAACAcctgtgctgttttcttttaaaaaataaaataaaataaaataaaataaaagctgaaaaacagtTAAGCATTCAATTATGCTGATTCTTTTTGTTGTTCGCCATTAAAACAAAAGTCCACTAGATGGCGCAACATTCCCACTGAATTCAGTAGATCAGCGTGCAATTAAATTATTAGAGTTTAACGTTCAAAGACAAATCTCTAATCATTTATGATCGGTAATGGGTTTCAGGGTCAGTCACACAATGCATGCGAGCTTTCAAATGCAGGCCGAagtcagcttttttttcttttttctttctagttATCGCAACCATAAAACTAGAACATGTATAATCTCCAGGAAAATCTGTAAAACGCGTCCTTCCCACATGTTTCAGCTCAATAGTTTCCCTTTTGGACAAAACAGTTTCTGAGTATTGGTTTGTTTTGCTTGCCTTGAGAaatctgcagtttttcttttctttctttgtttggtgCTATGAAACATTCAGTCTGTAATGAAAATCAGCTGGCCTCGATACCTCCGATCTTTCGTCGGGGAATAAACGGATGAGAATGGAATTCTGCTGCATGCCAGATGTTAACTGATTGAAGAACTCAGTTCCAGAGAAATTTGACACTGACTTCAAAGACCATTTACGGGTTGTTGATCTTGAGTTTAAGGATGTTTGAATATTATCGGATTGCATAACGGTAATTATAAGCAATTAAGATGAAAATTATTCTTCCGCGAAAGTACATTGTTGATTGAACACAATGTGAATTGTTGCTTGTATTCAGGAGacctttgcttttttcccccaggaCTATTTAGTTATCAGTTCCAGGAAAGCTGAAACCCGTTGGGCTTGTCAGAGGGGAGGAGCAAAGGTCTGCTCATTATAGCAGACCTGAAACTTTCCTTCAGATGAATCTGTGCTGGTTAACTGAATCAGtcatggagctgctgctgccgATACTTCTTGGCTTTCTTGCTTGTCTGGTCGGAGGGCTGTACCTTCTCGGAGTGTTCAGACAGCGGCGACCAGGAGAACCCCCCCTCGATAAAGGGCTCATTCCTTGGTTGGGTCATGTCTTAGAGTTTCGCAGGAACACCTTGAAGTTCCTAGAGAGAATGAAGAAGACGCACGGTGATATATTTACAGTACAGCTGGGAGGGTTTTATATTACATTTGTCCAGGACCCTTTTTCATTTGGGGGGTTCGTTAAGGAGAGTCGGGACAAACTGGACTTTCGAAAGTTTTCAGTGCACCTGGTGCACAGAGTGTTTGGATACAAAGCTGTTGAAGGGGAGCACATTGTTCTCCACAATTCCAGCAACAAGCATCTGAAGGGGGAAGGTCTGCAAGAACTGACCCAATCTTTTATGAGTAATTTGCAGAACATGATGTTGCACAACATTGGATCAGCTGCAGAGGACAGGACCTGGAAAGAAGATGGACTGTTCAGGTACAGCTACAATGTTGTTTTCAGAGCTGGATATTTGGCCTTGTTTGGCAATGTGCCACCCAAGTCAGAACAAAGTGAGGAGAAAGccaaagagaaagacagagctGAATCAGAAGCTTTGTTTCAGGAGTTTCGTAAATATGACCAGCTCTTCCCCAGACTGGCGTATGGGGTCCTCCCACCGATGGAAAAGTTGGCTGCAGAGAGGTTGAAGGCATACTTCTGGGATGTTCTGTCAAtactgaaaattaaaacaaaggaCAATATCAGTGGCTGGGTGTGGGACATACAGCAGGGTAAAGAGGAGATGGGCATCGATATGTCAATGATAAACAGATACATGTTTGTGCTTCTTTGGGCCTCTCAGGGCAACACAGGGCCTTCTTCATTCTGGCTGCTGCTCTTCCTCATGAAACACCCAGAAGCCATGAAAGCAGTGAAGGAAGAAGTGGATAAAGTTCTGAAAGAATCTGGACAGGAGGTCCGGCCTGGTGGTCCTATGGTCAACCTGACCCGTGAAATGCTGTTGAAAACACCGATCCTGGACAGTGCTGTTGAAGAGACCCTCCGACTCACTGCTGCACCCCTCCTCACCAGGGCAGTGATAAAGGACATGACCTTCAAGATGGCTGATGGGCGAGAATATTTACTTCGCAAGGGTGACAGAATTGCAATCTTTCCTTTCAGTTCTGTCCACCATGATCCAGAGATCCATCCTGAGCCGCACTCATTCAAATATGACCGCTTCCTGAATCCAGACGGGACCAGGAAAACTGATTTTTACAAAGCAGGAAAGAAGGTAAAATATTACACCATGCCCTGGGGATCTGGGGTCTCCATGTGCCCTGGCCGTTTCTTTGCCACCAATGAGCTGAAACAGTTTGTTTTCCTCATGTTGGTCTATTTTGAACTTGAGCTGATGAATCCGGATGTGAAGATACCTGAAATTGACCTCAGTCGATACGGATTTGGAACGATGCAACCTGTCAGAGATGTCCAGTTCAGATTCAGACTCAGATATtaagccaatcagatgaaaatgaaactgtgcttttctttttctttggatCAAGATGGTTTGATGAGCACTTCCAAACTATGGAAGCAGATTTAAATCTAAAGTTTTTGACGTGTTGGTCAACTGTAACAATTCAATATGCAAATGCACTGATATTCTagacatgtatatgtatattgaACACATTCTGATCATAACTCTTCTTCTTTAAGTAATTTGCAGATCAGCAATCAGATTAAATCCAGTTAGAAATGATATTGATGGGCATTGTTTAAGATAACAACAATTATGATTATtggttattaattattattgtgaatgttccctttttttctgtaattgaTGTGACATGTGCACTTAGAAATTGAGACGATTCATGTATATCGTAGTCGGTTTCAATTTTTAGTTCAATTTTCTATGTACATTacaagtttttgctttttgttttttccaaaataaattttttttgtaaatgtcagATTTTGGAGTTTTATGTGAGCC includes:
- the LOC113011306 gene encoding 5-beta-cholestane-3-alpha,7-alpha-diol 12-alpha-hydroxylase-like — its product is MNLCWLTESVMELLLPILLGFLACLVGGLYLLGVFRQRRPGEPPLDKGLIPWLGHVLEFRRNTLKFLERMKKTHGDIFTVQLGGFYITFVQDPFSFGGFVKESRDKLDFRKFSVHLVHRVFGYKAVEGEHIVLHNSSNKHLKGEGLQELTQSFMSNLQNMMLHNIGSAAEDRTWKEDGLFRYSYNVVFRAGYLALFGNVPPKSEQSEEKAKEKDRAESEALFQEFRKYDQLFPRLAYGVLPPMEKLAAERLKAYFWDVLSILKIKTKDNISGWVWDIQQGKEEMGIDMSMINRYMFVLLWASQGNTGPSSFWLLLFLMKHPEAMKAVKEEVDKVLKESGQEVRPGGPMVNLTREMLLKTPILDSAVEETLRLTAAPLLTRAVIKDMTFKMADGREYLLRKGDRIAIFPFSSVHHDPEIHPEPHSFKYDRFLNPDGTRKTDFYKAGKKVKYYTMPWGSGVSMCPGRFFATNELKQFVFLMLVYFELELMNPDVKIPEIDLSRYGFGTMQPVRDVQFRFRLRY